Within the Halorhabdus rudnickae genome, the region CGGTCGAAGTAGCCGACGCCGACGCGATGGTCGACGCGCTGGCGGCCCTGACAGGCGAAAACCTCTCGAATCCGTTCCCGCACCCGCTGTACGCCACGTTCCACTACGATCACCCCCCGATCCCCGAGCGCATCAGACACATCCAGGAGACAGCGGGCGAAAGAAGTGACCGACCAGCCTAATCAGTTCAGCTCGACGACTTCGACGTGGGTGACGCGGTCGTCACCCTCCATGGCCGCGACGATCTCCTCGTCGACGGGGTCGTCGAGGTTGTAGACAGACATGGCCTCGCCGTCGATGGCCTGCCGGGCGTTAGCCATCCCGGCGATATTGATATCGTGCTCGCCGAGGACCGAGCTGAGCGAGCCGATCACGCCCGGCTCGTCGTTGTTGTAGGAGACGAGCATCGTCCCGTGGGGGATCGCATCGACACGGAAGTCGTCGATCTCGACGATCCGTGGCTGGTTGTCGCCAAAGAGTGTCCCGCTGACGGTCAGTTCGTCCTCGCCGTCGCCGACGGTGATCGAGACGAGATTCTGGTAGTCCTCGGTCTCCCGGCGACGACTCTCGACGACCTGAATACCGCGCTGCTCGGCGATCCGCGTCGGCGCGTCGACGACGACGTCCTGCCAGCCGAAGGGGTTGAACACGGCCGCCGTGATCAGGTCGACCTCCTCGTCGGCCAGGTCGCCGGCGTACTCGATCTCGATCGACTGGATGCGGCCGTCGAACAGCCGAAGAGCGAGTTTACTGGCCGTCTCGGCGACGTCGACGAACCCACGGGTTCGCGCATCCGAACTCGCGTCCGTCGAGGGGATGTTCAGCGCGTTCTGGACCTGTTCACCTTCGAGCCCGTCGATGATACTGTTGGCGGCGGTGACAGCGACGTTGACCTGTGCGTTGTAGGTTTTTGCCCCCAGGTGTGGTGTGACGACGACATCGTCGACGCCGAGAAGCGGGTTGTCTTCGGCCGGTGGTTCCGTCGAGAAGACGTCAATGCCGGCAGCTTCGATGTCTCCACTCTCGACGGCGTCGGCCAGCGCTTGCTCGTCGATGATACCGCCACGGGAACTCAACACGACTAGGTCACCCGCGAAGCGGTCGATCTCTTCGGGACCGATCAGCCCGCGGGTCTCGTCGGTGAGGCGAGCCTGGACCGAGAGCATGTCGACACGTTCGAGTAGCTCGTCGAGTTCGACCAGCTCGATTCCCATCTGGCGGGCGCGGGCCTCCCCGAGGTAGGGATCGTAGGCGAGCAGATCCATCCCGAGGTTGTCCAGCCGCCAGGCGACCTCCTGGCCCAGGCGACCCAGTCCGACGATCCCGGCGGTCATCCCGCCCAGTTCCAGCCCCTCGAAGGATTCGCCGTTCCAGTCCCCGTCTTCGACCTGCATGTGGGCCTGCGGGATTCGCTTGGCGGCGTTGAACGCCAGGCCGATCGTGTGCTCGGCGGCCGCATAGACGTTGCCCCGCGGCGCGTTGGCGACGATGACATCGTGGTCGGTCGCCGCCGGGATGTCGATGTTGTCCACCCCGATCCCCGCCCGCGAAACGACCTTGAGGTTCGGTGCGTTCTCGAACACCTCGCGGGTGATTTCCGTCCCGCGAATGAGCATCGCGTCGATATCCTCGACGATCTCGAGGACACCCTCCGTGTCGATGTCGACATCTTCGACGACGTCCAGGCCAGCGCTGCGCAGGCGCGCCAGGCCCGCGTCGTCGATCGGGTCCGTGACCAGTACCTTCATGCACGAAGGGAATTTCCCCACCACATTAACCTTTTAGAGTTCGTCGCGACGCGCGAGTCAGAGCCGGCGAGAAAACAAGGAGCCGCTGAATAGTACTCCGGGCTCTTCAGACCGGCTCGCCGAGCATCTCGGCGAGGTCCTCTTCGGGGTCACCGATCGCCTGGAGACCGAACTCGTCGTTGAGGAGCTCGACAACGTCATCGGTGAGCCACTCGGGAATCGTCGGGCCGATACGGACGTTCTGGATGCCCAGATCGAACAGCCCGAGCAGGACGGCGACGGCCTTCTGCTCGAACCACGAGAGGACGATGCTCACGGGCAGGTCGTTGACGCCGCAGTCGAAGGCCTCCGCAAGCGCCTGGGCGATCTTGACCGTCGAAATGGAGTTGTTACACTGCCCCAGGTCGATAAAGCGGGGGATGTCCGTGCCGGGGACGGTACCGTACTCGAGATCGTTGAAGCGGAACTTGCCGCAGCCGGTCGTCAGGACCACGCAATCGTCGGGAACCGACTTTGCGAGTTCGCGGTAGTACGACCGGCCGTCCGTGGGTCCGTCACAGCCCGCGATGACGAAGAAGTGCCGGAGTTTGCCCGCTTCGACGGCCTCGACGATCTCCGGGGCCAGGTCGAGGACGGTCTCGTGGTAGAAGCCCGTCGAGAGCGTTTCATCGCTGTTCCACTCCTCGGCGGCCGGCTCAGGTAGCTCCTTGGCCTGTTCGATGACCGGCGCAAAGTCGCCGTCCTCGATATGGGTGGCCCCCTCCAGACCGGCGACGGTCGTCGTGTAGAACCGATCGACGTAGTCGTCGACCGGCGGCATCAAGCAATTGGAGGTCCCGACGATGGCACCGGGGAACTCACGGAAGAGGTCACGCTGATCGAACCACGCCTCGCCGACGTTGCCCTTGAGGTGGTCGTATTTGGCGAGTTCGGGGTAGCCGTGGGCGGGCAACATCTCCGAGTGCGTGTAGACGTTGATCCCTTCGCCTTTGGTCTGTTCGAGCAGTTCCTTTAGGGCGTACAGATCGTGACCAGTAACGACAATCGACTTGCCCTCAACCTGATTTTCGGGGACCTCCGTTGGTTCGGGTCGACCGAGCGTATCGATGTGGGCCTGATCGAGCAGTTCCATGGCGTCGATCGCAGCCGACCCCAGGTCCAGAGCCTGGTCGATCGTCTCGTCCATGTCGAAGTTGACGTTCGTCAGCGTGTGGAACAGCGTCTCGTGGACGGTCGCGTCGACGCCCTCGTCGACGTACCCCATCTCGCGGGCGTGGTGGGCGTACGCCGAGACGCCCTTCGCACCGAGGATCATCGTCTCCTGAACACTGTCCAAGTCCGGGTCCTTGCCACAGACGCCCTGGACGGTACAGCCACCGTCGAGCGTTTGCTCGCATTGCAGGCAGTCCATCATACATCCCTGACTCGTCACGCCACCCATATACTTCGTCCACCGCCTCCCCGTCCACTGGGAATCCGGACGAAGGTGTTCGGCCACCCTATTTATATAGGGATTCTGAACGTCGAATTTCCTAAGCAGTAGCGATCCAAACGTACAAAACGATGATCGATTGTGTTAAATAATGTTGTTTCTATGGTTCAACCGAGGTCAGCGGGTGGTCCACTCGGCAGTCAGTCAGGATCGTATCGTATCGTATTGGTAGTGTTCAGATAAGGATCCAACCAGAGTGAGACTACTCTGAAAGCCCTCGCCAGTTTCAGTCCCGCGCCTCGCTGCGCGCTTCGGCCGCGTTGCGGCCTGCAGTGCTTACGTCGTCGGGGTTCCCGAAACTGGCTCGCCCTTTCACTCCACCAGGATTCGGCTGATTAGCGGGGAGAAACAGATTCTCTGATCGGTACTTATCTGAACACCGCCATCGTATTTGACACTATTGCTTTTATTATCACTCGCAAAAGTGCGATTATTATAAGGATGGCTAACATTACAATCCCTCTACTCAGCGCAATTATCGGAGGCCTTTCTGGCGGACTTGTTTTTTCTTTTATACAGAGCTGGGCATGGCGGTGGTATACGAAGCCGAAGTTAACAATTGATGCATCAGCAGCAACTGCTTTCGAAACAAATGACGAAGGAGAGATCTCTGCTCGGGTATTTCGAGTCCCGATTCAAAACCATGGCCGGTCCTCGGCTGAAAACTGTAAACCAGAATTGCGGATGACTGGAAATTTAGATGGGAATGAATACGTGATAAACACTCAACTTCACTGGTATGAGGATGAGAATCCAAGTAGAATAACGATTAATTCCGGTGAACGAGCAAAGTACAATCTTCTTCGGGTGATGACAGAAGAAACAGATGATTATATTACAGTTGACCCTACGTTTATTGTTCAGTTTGCTGGCCCCGACGGATGGGGTGGAGAAGATAGCATCGTAAAGTGGGAATATGATGACGATACTGGCCGTGCAACAAATGTATCCGTTGGGTCCGATCTTGAACGAGATACTTTTCAAGAGATTTCGTGGGAGTATGCTGAAATTATTGTTACTGCTGGGAATACTGACAAGATCGAGTCAAGCATAGAACTTGATCTAGGAGAAGAACGAGGGATGGTAGGGATGGAGGTGATGTTCAACGAAGGCGAATATTCATCAGAGCAATGAGTTAGTTCTTTATTGTTACAGTAATGAACACAAAGAGAAGATACGAATGACAATTGATCAATTCCGGGAAGCAGTGAATCTATTGGAATCAAATCAGGAATTAGATCGGGACTATATATTGGGTGTAGAAGTCCCTACGACCGACTCTATTTTAGCAGAGCGCAATCTTACAGCATTGGAATACCACGAAATTTCTCTTGATCCCGAGGTTCGCCAGAAGATACAATCAATCGCATCTTCTAGGGCTCAAAGTTACCTCACCGATGTTGATGATGGGAGTCGAGATTATAGGGAATATGATATAACTAATACAGAACAAGACACTGTTCCGCTCCAATATGCTGACCCAAACAGTATCGAACACTTTGAGCGATACGAACCTCTGTTGAACGAGACAAATTTCAATACAGAGTCTTATGACACTTTCTCAGACATAAGCTTCCAGTGTCTCCGAATCAGTAATGAATCGGACGAACAAGTACTTATTTTTCAAAAGTTCTCAAATCGTCAGATTTCAGGTAACACAGAAGACCTTCGTATTAGTGAGAGAGATGACCAGTATCAAGAGTTCGAAGATACCGTAATTACAATCCCAAAGAGGGTCGACTGTATACTCTATGAAGGCACGATATATGTTTTTGCTTCAAAGAAGTTTGAAGATATATTTGATTATTTGAGCCAGTATGAGCGTCATGCAAATGATGTCCTCAGGGGAATAGACAGTTCCGAATTACGTATACATAATATGGACGAATTTGTTGATTCAATTCTTGGCGACCGGAGAGCACTACGTAAGATGAAATCAATCGAAGAGCGGGGACTCTATGATTCTCTGGACCAATCACAGGTTGAAAGTATTGTGAGTGACTACGACCTCGGGATAGAAATACAAGCAGATGAGAGTGGAGAGTGGGGTATACATATACCAGATATGAGAAAGAAATGGGACGTAATACGACTGCTTGACGACGATCACTTAGAATCTTCACTTACAAGTACTCAATATCAGGTATACGGCAAAGATCAGCGAGACTAATCCGGCGATCTGATCATGTTAATATTCTAGATTAGATTAGACATAGAACTATAATAAAGAGAAGGGCTCTCCACAGCTTGTTATTTTCATTAACTTAGTATTTTCATTCTAACTCTATTATATGCACAAAGGTGTCCTGATCGGTCGACGGGTCAAGTGCTGTCATATACACAGTGGCACGCCTTTGAAGTCTTTAGTTGTCATGGAAGGGGTTGAAGGCCGCTACACTAGATCGGCCGGCGGAGTGCCGGACAGGTCGTTCCTGTCGTGTGGGGCCTCGAAGTCCGGGTCCGGTCCCTTCGGGACGATCCGCTTGGGACTCACGTCGGGATGAGTCGTGTAGTAGTGCTCTTTGATGTGGTCCATGTCCACCGTCTCGGCGATGTCTCCTGTCTGATAGACGTCCCGCAGATACGGCCAGAGGTTGTCGTACTCCCGGATCAGCCGATGATTGCACATGAAGTGAGTGTGGTAGACCTCGTCGAAACGCACGAGCGTGGTGAACATCGCGATGTCGGCCTCCGTCAGGCGGTCGCCCGCGAGGTAGCGCTGGTCGGCTAGTACCGAGTCCCAGTGATCCAGGGCGTCGAACAACTCCGCGACCGCCTCGTCGTAGGCCGCCTGGGAGTCGGCGAATCCGGTCCGGTAGACGCCGTTGTTGATGGGCTCGTAGATCTCCTCGATGAGCCGGTCGACTTCCTCGCGGTAACCCTCCGGGTAGAGGTCCACGTCGTTGTCGGCGACACCGTCGAATTCGGTGTCGAGCATCCGCATGATCTCGGCGGACTCGTTGTTGACGATGGTGCCTTCCTGTTTGTCCCAGAGGACAGGGACAGTCACACGACCGGTCATGTTGGGATCGGCTTTGACGTAGACCTCACGGAGATAGTCCGCGCCGTTGACCCTATCGGGCGTACAGCCGTCCTTCTCGGGGGTGAACTGCCAGCCGTCGTCGCCGCGGTAGGGGTCGACGTAGTCGACGGTGATTGCGTCGTCCAATCCCTTCAATTTCCGCGTGATCAGTGTCCGGTGAGCCCAGGGACAGGCCCGACAGACGTAGAGATGATACCGCCCGGATTCGGGCTGGAAGTGGGCATCGGGCTCGTCCTCGATGCGATCACGGAAGGCAGTCGTCTGGCGCTCGAAGGTGCCGTCTTCGTTGGTTGTCTCGTAGGCGTCGGTTCGCCACTCGCCGTCAACGAGCATATTCATCGTGTGTTGCCGTTGTGTCTGGACGGCCAAAAGCGTCGCAGTAACCCGCGTGTCACCGCCGGTCATTCATCCCGACATGCAGACTGGACCACCCCCGCTGTCGGAAGACGGTAGTCCGACAAGGATGGATTTTTGTACTTTCATTGATGAGTATTTAACGGGTAGGTCAGGGTGGTTATGTGCAAGGGGTGACCGACTTCTCGGAGGAGGATCCGGACAGAGCGCCGCTCACTGCGACCGAAACCGACGGACTGCTTGGACGTCCGTTGCTCGCAGATCGATCGCTGGAGACGTATCTCCGGGACGCCGAACAGCCGCAGTTCTGTCTGTGGAACCATCGAAACGGCGTCATCGTGGAAGGAAGCCAAGCGTATCGCCCGGACCGATGGTACGCTGGAGTGGCACTCTTGACCGATTGCCGGATCCTGTTCGCCGTCGGTCGATCGGACGGCGATCGAACGATCTCGATCCGACTCTCGGACGTCAGAGACGTCTCGATCGAGAACCGGCTGCTCGGAGAGACGTTACTTGTCGAGACAGCCGACGGTACCTATCGCTTTCCCTGCTGGGCGAACCTCGATCCCGTTCGGGAACGTGCCGGACACCTCGTCGGGACCTGGCGGACGGCCGAGGATCACCTCGATCGTGCCCGACGGACGCTCGATCGTCTCGAAGAACGTATCGAAAAGGAGATCGGTTCCGAGACCTGCTCGCTTTTCGAAACCGTCGAGAGTGAACTGGACACTGCCAGCGAGATCATCGGTTCGTTACCCGGCGTCGACGCCGTCCTGGGAGAGGAAATCACCGCTGTTCGAGCCGATCTGACGGCGTTGCGTCGGCAGGCCTACGCGGCACGTGGTGATCGCCTGTTCGAGCGGGCCGAGCGTCAGTGGGACGACCGCGAACTCGAAGCGGCCTTCGACGACATCGAAGCGGCCGCGGACGCCTACACTCGAGCGATCGAGGTCGACGCCGAGAAGCCACCCGACGAAGAACTGATCCAGCGGCGCGAAATCGTCCTCGCCGACCGCCGGAGACTCGCCAGAGCACCCCGCGAAGCCGCCGAGTTCGCCCGCGAAGTCGCCGCCGCGACCGAGGACCCCGAAGCGGCGATCCGCTGGTGGAAGACGACAATCCATCGGTACGAAACCGTATACACCCTGGACTGGGGCCGTGACCGACCCCGGTTCGACATCGATCGGGAGAAGGCCCGGCAAGCACTGGAAGTTGCCGCCCGGAACCTGGTGGAGGCCTATTGCCAGCGTGCACGAGAACACGCGAGCGAGAACGTCGCCACCCATCGTTCGAGCCTCCAGACGCCCCGTGATCGGGCAACCGAATCACTGGAGGCGGCCGACGCGCTGGCACGCGAACGGGTACCTGATATGCTCGAGGACGTTAGATCGCTCCGGAACGACATCGTTCGGGAAGAATCGACGACGGACGGGCGACAGCCCGGCACAGGTGTCAGTGCCGACGACCGATAGTATTCGACGACGCGTCGAGAACTGTGGGCGGGCGGCTTCGAAGCCCTTATCTGAACGGTTTCCCTCTCTTCGGCTAAGAGAAACCATGTCCGAAAAACCAGCCTCGATGTACCGGGACATCGACAAGCCGTCGTATACCCGGCGTGAGTACATCACGGGCATTCCCGGTTCGAAGATCGCACAGCACAAGATGGGCGACGCCGACGCCGATCCCGAGGATTACCCCGTCCAGATCTCGCTGGTGGTCGAAGAGTCCGTCCAGCTACGTCACGGCTCGATGGAGGCCTCGCGCCTCTCGGCGAACCGCCACCTCATCAAGGAATTCGGCGAGGGCAACTACAAGATGGTCCTCCGGAAGTTCCCCCACCAGGTCATCCGGGAGAACAAACAGGCAACCGGGGCCGGGGCAGACCGCGTCTCGGACGGCATGCGCCAGTCCTTCGGCAAGATCGTCGGTACGGCTGCCCGCGTCCAATCCGGCGAACGCCTGTTCACAGCATACTGTGAGGTCGATCAGGCCGCTGCCGTAAAGGAAGCTTTCCGACGCGCCTACAACAAGATCACACCACCCTGCCGGATCAAAGTCGAGCGCGGCGAAGAACTGCTGGTCGCGTAGATCACTTGGCCCGTCGTTCGACTCTCTCGTTTTTCGACGGCGTTCTATTCATACGCGACGCCCACTGGCGACGAACAGCTGTTCGGTCAGAGTCGGGAACCGTTCGACGGCCGAAACGAAGACGCGCACGTCGAAGGCGAGGACCACGATCGCGCCGACCACGTCGAAACCGAGATCGACGACCGTATGGCGCCAGCCGTAGTGGACGAGCCCGGGTCGACATCGAGTCGGTCGGCCACATCGCGGGCGACGAATTCGAGCAGTTCCCAGCAGACGCCGATCACGACCGTGAACGCGACCGTCATTGCGCCGACGGTCACGGAAAGGACATGTTCCCGGCCAGAGCGGGGAACGCCGCATAGAGCAACGCCGCGACGAACGCCGCCGAGACGGTGTGAGTGAGGGGGTCTCACCACCACGTCGATTCGTAGCGTCCGAGCATGACAAGTGAGTGGAGGAACCCGGCGATGCCGAGCCAGATCCCGAGCAAGGGGGGCTGAGCGAGCGATCGGTTTACCAATAGCCGGAATCCGATTCCGAGAATAGCGGGAGCCACCGCGAAAGTGAACGCGCCGAAAGCGTTGACAGCGGCTGTGACGTTCCCGCGACGGGCGGCGACGACGAACAGTCCGAGGATCGCTCCCTGAACCGAAAGAGCGAAAAAGTGAGGGGATCGACCACGGTCGTTCAGTCCATCACCTCGGTGCTGTCCCCCGGCGTCACCATGACGTTTTCCTCCACTGCCGGTCGTCGCCACCCGTGTGGCAGACACCGGTCTAGCAGACAGCCGATTGAATGGAACACAGAGGGACGGCCGAGAGCCGCTCTGCCTGCCCTGTGGCGCGACGAGCGTCGAGTTACGGCCACTCCGACTCTTCGAAACAGAGGCCGATAGGGACGACGACGGTCAGACCACGCCCCAGCACGAGGCGCTGCGTGTGGTCTACCGGATGGGGTACTTCGACATGCCGCGCGAGTCGAACCTCTCGGAACTCGCTGACGAGCTGAACACGATAACTTCGGCCCTGTCAGAACGATTGGGACGTGGACAGCGTCAGTTGCTCGAACGAACGATCGCTGGCTCGACTTGAATCTCGGCGAAGATATCTGATAAATAGCAGGATATATCCTGCAAACTGTTAGCTACCGGGAAGCCGTACTGGTAGGTGTGTGGAGACGGCGAACAGATCGACTTTCGGCGTTGCCCCACCGAACAGGAGATATGGACTATGACCACACAATTGCCGACAGTCGAATCGGACACCGTACGTGAAGCAACTGACAGCGTGCCGGAGGGCGACCGATGAGTACCGACCGATACAACCAGACGCCGCCGGCTAGCGAGCGCGAAGCCCACTTCGCCGGTGGCGGCATCGCGGGACTGGCCGGCGCCGCGTTCCTGATCCGGGATGGCAATG harbors:
- the serA gene encoding phosphoglycerate dehydrogenase, yielding MKVLVTDPIDDAGLARLRSAGLDVVEDVDIDTEGVLEIVEDIDAMLIRGTEITREVFENAPNLKVVSRAGIGVDNIDIPAATDHDVIVANAPRGNVYAAAEHTIGLAFNAAKRIPQAHMQVEDGDWNGESFEGLELGGMTAGIVGLGRLGQEVAWRLDNLGMDLLAYDPYLGEARARQMGIELVELDELLERVDMLSVQARLTDETRGLIGPEEIDRFAGDLVVLSSRGGIIDEQALADAVESGDIEAAGIDVFSTEPPAEDNPLLGVDDVVVTPHLGAKTYNAQVNVAVTAANSIIDGLEGEQVQNALNIPSTDASSDARTRGFVDVAETASKLALRLFDGRIQSIEIEYAGDLADEEVDLITAAVFNPFGWQDVVVDAPTRIAEQRGIQVVESRRRETEDYQNLVSITVGDGEDELTVSGTLFGDNQPRIVEIDDFRVDAIPHGTMLVSYNNDEPGVIGSLSSVLGEHDINIAGMANARQAIDGEAMSVYNLDDPVDEEIVAAMEGDDRVTHVEVVELN
- the hcp gene encoding hydroxylamine reductase; translated protein: MMDCLQCEQTLDGGCTVQGVCGKDPDLDSVQETMILGAKGVSAYAHHAREMGYVDEGVDATVHETLFHTLTNVNFDMDETIDQALDLGSAAIDAMELLDQAHIDTLGRPEPTEVPENQVEGKSIVVTGHDLYALKELLEQTKGEGINVYTHSEMLPAHGYPELAKYDHLKGNVGEAWFDQRDLFREFPGAIVGTSNCLMPPVDDYVDRFYTTTVAGLEGATHIEDGDFAPVIEQAKELPEPAAEEWNSDETLSTGFYHETVLDLAPEIVEAVEAGKLRHFFVIAGCDGPTDGRSYYRELAKSVPDDCVVLTTGCGKFRFNDLEYGTVPGTDIPRFIDLGQCNNSISTVKIAQALAEAFDCGVNDLPVSIVLSWFEQKAVAVLLGLFDLGIQNVRIGPTIPEWLTDDVVELLNDEFGLQAIGDPEEDLAEMLGEPV
- a CDS encoding Kiwa anti-phage protein KwaB-like domain-containing protein gives rise to the protein MTIDQFREAVNLLESNQELDRDYILGVEVPTTDSILAERNLTALEYHEISLDPEVRQKIQSIASSRAQSYLTDVDDGSRDYREYDITNTEQDTVPLQYADPNSIEHFERYEPLLNETNFNTESYDTFSDISFQCLRISNESDEQVLIFQKFSNRQISGNTEDLRISERDDQYQEFEDTVITIPKRVDCILYEGTIYVFASKKFEDIFDYLSQYERHANDVLRGIDSSELRIHNMDEFVDSILGDRRALRKMKSIEERGLYDSLDQSQVESIVSDYDLGIEIQADESGEWGIHIPDMRKKWDVIRLLDDDHLESSLTSTQYQVYGKDQRD
- a CDS encoding glutathione S-transferase family protein gives rise to the protein MNMLVDGEWRTDAYETTNEDGTFERQTTAFRDRIEDEPDAHFQPESGRYHLYVCRACPWAHRTLITRKLKGLDDAITVDYVDPYRGDDGWQFTPEKDGCTPDRVNGADYLREVYVKADPNMTGRVTVPVLWDKQEGTIVNNESAEIMRMLDTEFDGVADNDVDLYPEGYREEVDRLIEEIYEPINNGVYRTGFADSQAAYDEAVAELFDALDHWDSVLADQRYLAGDRLTEADIAMFTTLVRFDEVYHTHFMCNHRLIREYDNLWPYLRDVYQTGDIAETVDMDHIKEHYYTTHPDVSPKRIVPKGPDPDFEAPHDRNDLSGTPPADLV
- a CDS encoding 50S ribosomal protein L16, with protein sequence MSEKPASMYRDIDKPSYTRREYITGIPGSKIAQHKMGDADADPEDYPVQISLVVEESVQLRHGSMEASRLSANRHLIKEFGEGNYKMVLRKFPHQVIRENKQATGAGADRVSDGMRQSFGKIVGTAARVQSGERLFTAYCEVDQAAAVKEAFRRAYNKITPPCRIKVERGEELLVA
- a CDS encoding helix-turn-helix domain-containing protein, translating into MADTGLADSRLNGTQRDGREPLCLPCGATSVELRPLRLFETEADRDDDGQTTPQHEALRVVYRMGYFDMPRESNLSELADELNTITSALSERLGRGQRQLLERTIAGST